A genomic window from Onychostoma macrolepis isolate SWU-2019 chromosome 22, ASM1243209v1, whole genome shotgun sequence includes:
- the LOC131530420 gene encoding CD48 antigen-like isoform X1 translates to MIHGLVLFCLCFFPLIGAETDELVSAMEGGSFTLRTGFTEMQGDHEIEWRFGSNRTRIIKIQAGNIFTDDITIFRDRVLIERQTGDLAVTNITNEHTGVYELSIDLGLRELQKKIIVTVYAPVPVPVITRYSPQCSSSSSSSGFKSVLLCSVVNVSHVTLSWYKGNSLLSSISVSDLSISLSLPLEVEYQDKNNYSCVVNNPVSTQTKHLDTYQLCQTCSDCDNWSQKEL, encoded by the exons ATGATTCACGggcttgttttgttctgtttatgtttttttcctctGATTG GCGCTGAGACAGATGAGCTCGTGTCAGCGATGGAGGGAGGTTCTTTCACTCTCCGGACTGGTTTTACTGAAATGCAGGGCGATCATGAGATCGAGTGGAGGTTTGGATCGAACAGAACTCGTATAATCAAAATACAGGCGGGTAACATTTTTACAGACGATATCACGATATTCAGAGACAGAGTGCTGATCGAAAGACAGACTGGAGATCTCGCCGTCACAAATATCACTAATGAACACACTGGAGTTTATGAACTAAGTATCGATCTCGGACTGAGagagttgcaaaaaaaaataattgtcacTGTTTATG CTCCTGtgcctgttcctgtcatcaCCAGATACTCTCCTCAgtgttcatcatcatcatcatcttcggGGTTCAAAAGTGTGCtgctgtgttcagtggtgaatgtgagtcatgtgactctctcctggtacaaaggaaacagtttattgtccagcatcagtgtgtctgatctcagcatcagtctctctcttcctctggagGTGGAGTATCAGGATAAAAACAACTACAGCTGTGTAGTGAACAATCCTGTCAGCACCCAGACCAAACATCTGGACACCTATCAACTCTGTCAGACATGTTCAG ACTGTGACAACTGGAGTCAAAAGGAGCTGTGA
- the LOC131530420 gene encoding uncharacterized protein LOC131530420 isoform X2, with amino-acid sequence MIHGLVLFCLCFFPLIGAETDELVSAMEGGSFTLRTGFTEMQGDHEIEWRFGSNRTRIIKIQAGNIFTDDITIFRDRVLIERQTGDLAVTNITNEHTGVYELSIDLGLRELQKKIIVTVYAPVPVPVITRYSPQCSSSSSSSGFKSVLLCSVVNVEYQDKNNYSCVVNNPVSTQTKHLDTYQLCQTCSDCDNWSQKEL; translated from the exons ATGATTCACGggcttgttttgttctgtttatgtttttttcctctGATTG GCGCTGAGACAGATGAGCTCGTGTCAGCGATGGAGGGAGGTTCTTTCACTCTCCGGACTGGTTTTACTGAAATGCAGGGCGATCATGAGATCGAGTGGAGGTTTGGATCGAACAGAACTCGTATAATCAAAATACAGGCGGGTAACATTTTTACAGACGATATCACGATATTCAGAGACAGAGTGCTGATCGAAAGACAGACTGGAGATCTCGCCGTCACAAATATCACTAATGAACACACTGGAGTTTATGAACTAAGTATCGATCTCGGACTGAGagagttgcaaaaaaaaataattgtcacTGTTTATG CTCCTGtgcctgttcctgtcatcaCCAGATACTCTCCTCAgtgttcatcatcatcatcatcttcggGGTTCAAAAGTGTGCtgctgtgttcagtggtgaat GTGGAGTATCAGGATAAAAACAACTACAGCTGTGTAGTGAACAATCCTGTCAGCACCCAGACCAAACATCTGGACACCTATCAACTCTGTCAGACATGTTCAG ACTGTGACAACTGGAGTCAAAAGGAGCTGTGA
- the LOC131530420 gene encoding uncharacterized protein LOC131530420 isoform X3 — translation MIHGLVLFCLCFFPLIGAETDELVSAMEGGSFTLRTGFTEMQGDHEIEWRFGSNRTRIIKIQAGNIFTDDITIFRDRVLIERQTGDLAVTNITNEHTGVYELSIDLGLRELQKKIIVTVYAPVPVPVITRYSPQCSSSSSSSGFKSVLLCSVVNSLSSSGGGVSG, via the exons ATGATTCACGggcttgttttgttctgtttatgtttttttcctctGATTG GCGCTGAGACAGATGAGCTCGTGTCAGCGATGGAGGGAGGTTCTTTCACTCTCCGGACTGGTTTTACTGAAATGCAGGGCGATCATGAGATCGAGTGGAGGTTTGGATCGAACAGAACTCGTATAATCAAAATACAGGCGGGTAACATTTTTACAGACGATATCACGATATTCAGAGACAGAGTGCTGATCGAAAGACAGACTGGAGATCTCGCCGTCACAAATATCACTAATGAACACACTGGAGTTTATGAACTAAGTATCGATCTCGGACTGAGagagttgcaaaaaaaaataattgtcacTGTTTATG CTCCTGtgcctgttcctgtcatcaCCAGATACTCTCCTCAgtgttcatcatcatcatcatcttcggGGTTCAAAAGTGTGCtgctgtgttcagtggtgaat tctctctcttcctctggagGTGGAGTATCAGGATAA